The following are from one region of the Pseudodesulfovibrio piezophilus C1TLV30 genome:
- a CDS encoding methyltransferase domain-containing protein, with product MPTIDWLKQEFDYGYDSGDVLAETPGKVRATEESRIGGCYRTVFTKAVLPHMREDSTVLEIGPGGGSWSRALLTHLPKGTLHTADFQDVTPWLKPEEYNGRLICTQVTDNSLREFENGMFDFIWSFGVLCHCNTDLIAQVLKASFARAASGATAVHQYADWEKLDALGWPQSRHIPAVFRDMEDDEIWWPRNSRSTMTRLAEEAGWTVKKPDMGLLERDSMILLTHP from the coding sequence ATGCCCACCATAGACTGGCTCAAACAGGAATTCGACTACGGATACGACTCCGGTGATGTCCTGGCTGAAACTCCCGGAAAAGTCCGGGCCACCGAAGAATCCCGCATCGGCGGCTGCTACAGAACAGTCTTTACCAAGGCGGTTCTGCCACATATGCGCGAGGATTCCACTGTTCTGGAGATCGGTCCCGGTGGCGGTTCCTGGTCCCGTGCCCTGCTGACACATCTTCCCAAAGGCACGCTCCACACTGCCGATTTTCAAGATGTCACTCCATGGCTCAAACCCGAAGAGTACAACGGCAGACTCATCTGCACACAGGTCACAGACAACTCTCTGCGGGAGTTTGAGAACGGCATGTTCGATTTCATCTGGTCATTCGGTGTCCTGTGCCATTGTAATACGGACCTGATAGCCCAGGTACTCAAAGCCTCCTTTGCCAGAGCCGCTTCCGGTGCGACAGCCGTCCATCAATATGCGGACTGGGAAAAGCTCGATGCACTGGGCTGGCCGCAATCCCGCCACATACCGGCTGTTTTTCGCGATATGGAAGATGATGAAATCTGGTGGCCGAGGAATTCCCGGTCAACCATGACCCGTCTGGCCGAAGAGGCCGGGTGGACCGTGAAAAAACCGGATATGGGCCTCCTGGAACGCGATTCCATGATTCTGCTCACACACCCCTAA
- a CDS encoding NAD-dependent epimerase/dehydratase family protein, translating to MTTTNDIKTVLVTGNLGYIGTVLTPILSDLGYTVHGLDTEFYDETCQLYPFASGVDKQVRKDVRDVEPADFEGVDAVIHLASLSNDPLGEFDPSITEAINYTATMRVADCARTAGASRFVYASSQSMYGVSDTSVELDEDDSEKNPVTAYAKTKWRAECELRDMVDDRFLTTFFRPSTVFGASPRLRCDIVFNNLVACAHTTNRVEIMSDGTPWRPVIHIRDVCSAFISGLTAPRETVAGRAFNVGIENGNFTVRDLAEAAQRAVPGSDLVFTGEHVDSRTYRVGFNRILTELKGHFMPEWGLDRGGQELVELFKRVSLTEEDFRGEKCIRLMRLKNLISQGQLDSNLRWKE from the coding sequence ATGACCACCACCAATGACATCAAGACCGTTCTTGTCACCGGCAACCTCGGCTACATCGGCACGGTACTGACCCCGATCCTGTCCGACCTGGGCTATACCGTCCACGGACTCGATACCGAATTCTACGATGAAACCTGCCAACTTTATCCTTTCGCCTCCGGGGTCGACAAACAGGTGCGCAAGGATGTGCGAGATGTGGAACCTGCCGATTTCGAGGGCGTGGACGCCGTGATCCACCTCGCGTCTCTCTCCAACGATCCGCTGGGCGAATTCGATCCATCTATCACCGAAGCAATCAACTACACCGCGACCATGCGCGTGGCCGACTGCGCCCGCACAGCCGGAGCCAGTCGATTCGTCTATGCGTCATCCCAGAGCATGTACGGTGTTTCCGACACCAGTGTGGAATTGGACGAAGACGACTCCGAAAAAAATCCGGTAACCGCATATGCCAAGACCAAATGGCGCGCCGAATGCGAACTGCGCGATATGGTGGATGACCGGTTCCTGACGACTTTTTTTCGCCCCTCCACGGTCTTCGGAGCCAGCCCCAGACTGCGGTGCGATATCGTTTTCAACAACCTCGTGGCCTGCGCGCACACCACCAACCGGGTGGAAATCATGAGCGACGGCACCCCATGGCGACCGGTCATCCACATCCGCGACGTTTGTTCGGCCTTTATTTCCGGTCTGACTGCCCCGCGTGAAACAGTGGCAGGACGCGCTTTCAACGTGGGCATCGAAAACGGTAACTTCACCGTGCGCGATCTGGCCGAAGCCGCTCAACGGGCCGTGCCGGGCAGTGACCTCGTCTTCACGGGAGAACATGTCGATTCTCGCACCTATCGAGTGGGGTTCAATCGCATTCTGACCGAACTCAAGGGACACTTCATGCCCGAATGGGGGCTGGACCGGGGAGGGCAGGAACTCGTCGAACTATTCAAGCGTGTCTCCCTGACCGAAGAGGATTTTCGCGGCGAAAAATGCATTCGCCTGATGCGTCTGAAAAATCTTATTTCACAAGGCCAATTGGACAGCAACCTGCGCTGGAAGGAGTAA
- a CDS encoding class I SAM-dependent methyltransferase — MDAITHCRGCECSDITPFFDLGDLPLANGLVSPGTAEPDARYPLSLSFCPECGLVQLNHTADPEELFSQYVWVTGTSATAQSYARLFRDRAFERIHRTETPLAPKGSFIVEVASNDGTFLRPFQEAGSRVLGIDPANNIVKAANEQGIPTRCDFFGETVAREVVTEHGHPDIVFARNVIPHVANLHDFAEGLRVCLEGGGILAAEVHYAKEILENLHYDSIYHEHLCYFTLKSFEALLARHGMFAFDLESSPISGGSIVVYASLEKRPRSHQLDAFAKAEADCATNELTSWNQFAATAIDHRDHLVDMIHDALDRGHVLIGYGASARSSTLLNFCGIGPDMLPVIADQSPLKHGLLTAGNRIPIVAPDTAMESIPDTVVILAWNFLEEIAGILRDTYGFTGKILAPLPFPPTMTTADEVCRD; from the coding sequence GTGGATGCCATTACCCACTGCCGTGGATGTGAGTGTTCGGATATCACCCCGTTTTTCGACCTCGGAGACCTGCCCTTGGCCAACGGATTGGTCTCTCCGGGCACTGCTGAACCGGACGCCCGATACCCACTCTCCCTGTCATTCTGCCCTGAATGCGGCCTGGTCCAACTGAATCACACCGCTGATCCCGAGGAGCTTTTCTCCCAGTATGTCTGGGTAACCGGGACATCGGCCACAGCCCAGAGCTATGCACGGCTTTTTCGAGACCGTGCTTTTGAACGAATCCATCGCACCGAAACGCCTCTGGCTCCAAAGGGCAGTTTCATTGTGGAAGTGGCCAGCAATGACGGCACCTTTCTCAGACCTTTTCAAGAAGCGGGAAGCAGGGTTCTCGGCATTGATCCGGCCAACAATATTGTCAAGGCCGCCAATGAACAGGGTATTCCCACCCGGTGCGATTTCTTCGGCGAGACCGTGGCCCGCGAGGTCGTGACCGAACACGGCCACCCGGACATCGTCTTTGCCCGCAACGTCATTCCCCATGTGGCGAATCTGCACGACTTTGCCGAAGGCCTGCGGGTCTGTCTGGAGGGCGGCGGAATCCTGGCGGCGGAGGTGCACTACGCAAAAGAAATCCTGGAAAACCTACACTACGACTCCATTTATCACGAACACTTGTGTTATTTCACACTAAAAAGCTTCGAAGCCCTCCTGGCCCGACACGGTATGTTCGCCTTTGATCTCGAAAGCAGCCCCATCAGCGGCGGGTCCATCGTGGTCTACGCCTCCCTTGAAAAACGCCCTCGCTCGCATCAGCTCGACGCCTTTGCCAAAGCCGAAGCAGACTGCGCCACCAATGAATTGACGAGCTGGAACCAGTTTGCCGCCACAGCCATCGACCACCGGGACCACCTCGTGGACATGATCCATGATGCGCTGGACAGAGGTCATGTCCTCATCGGATACGGTGCTTCGGCTCGCAGCTCCACCCTACTCAACTTTTGCGGCATCGGCCCGGACATGCTCCCGGTCATAGCCGACCAAAGCCCCTTGAAGCACGGTTTGTTGACCGCCGGGAATCGCATCCCCATCGTTGCCCCGGACACGGCCATGGAATCCATACCTGATACCGTGGTCATACTGGCCTGGAACTTTCTGGAAGAGATCGCGGGAATCCTGCGAGACACATACGGATTTACGGGAAAGATACTGGCGCCCCTGCCTTTTCCCCCCACCATGACCACAGCAGACGAGGTGTGCCGTGACTGA
- a CDS encoding dTDP-4-dehydrorhamnose 3,5-epimerase family protein: MTDQTCAIDGVIIRPLRRIPDERGTIMHGVRDDNALSHMGEVYFKRLYAGVVNGWHAHETLELNYICLTGMIKLVLYDLRKESPTKGALQEIYFGDDNYCMVHVPPGIANGSKGMAKPWSLMCNVASHAHDPSLKYRRIDPHSGEIPYDWARKDF; the protein is encoded by the coding sequence GTGACTGACCAGACCTGCGCCATCGATGGCGTGATCATCCGCCCCCTGCGCCGCATTCCGGACGAGCGAGGCACCATCATGCACGGCGTGCGTGACGACAATGCCCTGAGCCACATGGGAGAAGTCTACTTCAAACGGTTGTACGCCGGGGTCGTCAACGGCTGGCACGCCCATGAAACATTGGAGCTGAACTACATCTGTCTGACCGGCATGATCAAACTGGTGCTCTATGACCTGCGCAAGGAATCCCCGACCAAAGGGGCATTGCAGGAGATATATTTTGGCGACGACAACTACTGCATGGTTCACGTGCCGCCCGGCATCGCCAATGGCTCCAAGGGCATGGCCAAGCCATGGTCACTGATGTGCAACGTGGCATCCCATGCCCACGACCCCTCTCTCAAATATCGCAGGATTGATCCCCATTCGGGTGAAATTCCATATGATTGGGCACGAAAGGACTTTTAA
- a CDS encoding B12-binding domain-containing radical SAM protein, translated as MHSTTHKNGPVLLISHELSYTFPFSYAYLAGALKEAGFVVEVLFRPGLQADFPKFVKEILARKPLMVGLGNLYPELLPIKRLIELMDTGGRDFPIVIGGQMVSPTPEFALQITGADMGVIGEGELTMTNLARALRDGKDPASVSGMVVRNELNFINTGPGEYIKDLTELPEIPFELFPEEQWLQVGKVFVNNPQPQWRYDDRVISIHGGRGCPFRCNFCYHHSRIRYRRIEDMMQEAQEWLKRFDGNMLMFSDDLVLATPKRAEKLVELVSGLDRKVDYRITCRFDVLSKIDDHLLREMKRTGLRIMALGIESGSQRILDIMDKRITVDQIRDGVRRLAENGIFASGNFMFGQISETREDGDASIALMQDLCKLHKHIQLSSTIATPFPGSGLCDYALEKGLIKDQQDLFDRFNSFVDISVNLSDMSDEELLDLKRQFDTGYREARTNSSGAMTAMVENSIRRLGGLDMKLRRRLFSDHPETPPSWYSNTYDLAQRTLGKLQLSLRGISRFETI; from the coding sequence ATGCATTCCACGACACACAAGAACGGCCCGGTCCTGCTCATCAGCCATGAGCTGTCATATACCTTTCCGTTTTCCTATGCGTACCTTGCAGGAGCGCTCAAGGAAGCGGGATTTGTCGTGGAAGTGCTTTTCCGCCCTGGATTGCAGGCGGATTTTCCGAAATTCGTCAAGGAGATACTAGCGCGAAAACCACTCATGGTCGGCCTTGGCAATCTCTATCCCGAACTCTTGCCTATCAAACGGCTCATAGAATTGATGGACACGGGCGGACGAGATTTCCCCATCGTCATAGGTGGGCAGATGGTCTCGCCCACCCCGGAATTCGCACTCCAGATAACCGGAGCGGACATGGGTGTCATCGGTGAGGGAGAACTGACCATGACCAATCTGGCCCGCGCCCTGCGCGATGGCAAAGACCCGGCCTCAGTCAGCGGTATGGTTGTCAGAAATGAGCTGAATTTCATCAATACGGGTCCGGGGGAATACATCAAGGATCTGACCGAACTGCCCGAGATTCCCTTTGAACTTTTCCCGGAAGAACAATGGCTCCAGGTCGGTAAGGTTTTCGTCAATAACCCGCAACCGCAGTGGCGATACGACGATCGGGTCATCTCCATCCACGGAGGGCGGGGATGTCCTTTCCGATGCAATTTCTGCTACCATCACAGCCGTATCCGATACCGCCGTATCGAAGACATGATGCAGGAAGCACAAGAATGGTTGAAGCGGTTTGACGGCAATATGCTCATGTTCAGCGATGATCTGGTGCTGGCCACGCCGAAGCGGGCCGAAAAGCTCGTGGAATTGGTCAGCGGCCTGGACCGCAAGGTTGATTACCGCATCACCTGCCGCTTCGATGTTCTCAGCAAAATAGACGATCACCTGCTGAGAGAAATGAAACGGACCGGATTGCGCATCATGGCTCTCGGCATCGAATCCGGCAGTCAACGAATCCTCGACATCATGGACAAACGCATCACCGTGGATCAGATCAGGGATGGAGTCCGACGGTTGGCGGAAAACGGCATTTTCGCTTCAGGCAATTTCATGTTCGGCCAGATTTCAGAAACCCGCGAGGATGGAGACGCTTCCATAGCCCTGATGCAGGACCTGTGCAAACTGCACAAACATATTCAACTCTCCTCGACGATTGCCACGCCTTTCCCTGGCTCGGGGCTCTGTGACTATGCACTGGAAAAAGGACTGATAAAGGACCAGCAGGACCTGTTCGACCGCTTCAATTCCTTTGTGGATATCTCGGTCAACCTGTCAGACATGAGTGATGAAGAGCTCCTGGATCTAAAACGACAATTTGACACAGGATACAGGGAAGCCCGAACCAATTCCTCAGGAGCCATGACAGCCATGGTCGAAAATTCCATACGCAGACTGGGCGGGCTGGATATGAAGCTGCGCCGACGCCTGTTCAGCGACCACCCAGAAACACCCCCATCCTGGTACAGCAACACCTATGACCTGGCACAACGAACACTGGGGAAATTGCAATTATCCCTACGTGGCATCTCTCGTTTTGAGACCATATAG
- a CDS encoding TylF/MycF/NovP-related O-methyltransferase → MSHLDDHIDKARTLLRDGHPRTALDELIEAKRLREPRQGLDVLRADCFLAMGEYAQAHESLLEELRFFPDNAVACEALKNLPGDMSREITHEDSEFEPLLAKIRPYTMLPVNRLYNLYLRAKEVCAHDIPGDFAEFGVAGGGSTAMLAAVIRNHSSRPRTVHAFDTFSGMPDPCSLDCLHTGTPADATGWGAGTCAAPTESLRTICNHLGVLDMVRINEGLFQETLPLVKQDMTTLALLHGDADWYESMRYILMTCFDTVGTGGAVILDDYGYWDGCTKAVDEFFAISRQTPELRPIKGGGGVWLRKE, encoded by the coding sequence ATGAGCCATCTTGATGACCATATAGACAAGGCCCGCACCCTTCTCCGCGACGGGCATCCCCGGACCGCCCTTGACGAACTGATCGAAGCCAAAAGATTGCGGGAACCGCGCCAGGGGCTGGATGTGCTCCGCGCAGATTGTTTCCTGGCCATGGGAGAATATGCCCAGGCCCATGAATCTCTGCTGGAAGAGCTGCGGTTTTTCCCTGACAATGCCGTGGCCTGCGAGGCATTGAAGAACCTCCCCGGAGACATGAGCCGAGAGATTACCCACGAAGACTCGGAATTCGAGCCTCTTCTGGCCAAAATTCGCCCGTATACCATGCTCCCGGTCAATCGACTCTACAATCTCTACCTCCGGGCAAAAGAGGTATGTGCGCATGATATTCCCGGTGACTTTGCCGAATTCGGCGTGGCGGGCGGAGGCTCCACAGCCATGCTCGCCGCCGTGATCAGAAACCACTCCAGCCGCCCGCGAACGGTTCACGCCTTTGACACATTCTCGGGGATGCCCGATCCATGCTCTCTCGATTGTCTACACACCGGGACCCCCGCCGACGCCACGGGCTGGGGAGCGGGAACCTGCGCCGCTCCCACCGAATCCCTGCGCACCATCTGCAATCATCTTGGTGTGTTGGATATGGTCAGAATCAATGAAGGTCTCTTTCAGGAGACGCTGCCTTTGGTCAAACAAGACATGACAACGCTGGCTTTGCTGCACGGTGACGCCGATTGGTATGAATCCATGCGGTATATCCTCATGACCTGTTTTGACACCGTGGGCACAGGCGGGGCTGTGATCCTCGACGATTATGGATACTGGGACGGCTGTACCAAAGCCGTCGATGAATTTTTCGCCATCAGCAGACAGACCCCGGAACTGCGTCCCATCAAGGGAGGCGGCGGTGTCTGGCTGCGCAAGGAGTAA
- a CDS encoding HAD-IIIA family hydrolase: protein MTIRYTTRYQPGDNTGHELSQAVILAGGLGTRLRPFTENNPKPMIPVCGRPFLDRLLEQVRDQGISRVLLLLGYLPDIIMDHVGDGSRFGLEVTYSISDVNNDTGRRLKLARPMLDDHFLLMYCDNFLPVDVSAMWHQYKQSNTRCQITVYANDDGYTKDNLRLDADHMVETYDKTRQAEDLEGVDIGYAIVARNVVDALPEENVNFEACAYPALIEERRLGGFLTGHRYYSIGSHERLPQTERFFAHPRAIILDRDGVLNVKQPRACYVTTPEQFQWIPGSREAVKLFTDAGYLIFLITNQAGIARGVMTEDDLERVHATMLADLRDIGANIDAIYYCPHGWDEGCSCRKPAPGMLFTAQREFDLNLQKAVFIGDDERDMEAGLRAGCPSILVTDDIPLIEVARHLLESNRNPHEKR from the coding sequence ATGACAATAAGATACACTACTCGATATCAGCCAGGCGACAACACAGGCCATGAATTGTCCCAAGCGGTCATTCTTGCCGGGGGACTTGGTACCCGTTTGCGTCCGTTTACCGAGAACAACCCCAAGCCAATGATTCCCGTGTGTGGCCGACCTTTTCTTGACCGGCTCTTGGAACAGGTCAGGGACCAAGGGATTTCCCGCGTCCTTCTGCTGCTCGGGTATCTTCCAGACATCATCATGGACCACGTGGGCGACGGCAGTCGATTCGGACTGGAGGTGACCTATTCGATCTCGGATGTGAACAATGACACCGGCCGGCGCCTCAAGCTTGCCCGCCCCATGCTTGATGACCATTTCCTGCTCATGTACTGCGACAATTTTCTCCCCGTGGACGTGAGCGCCATGTGGCACCAGTACAAGCAGAGCAACACACGCTGCCAGATCACGGTCTATGCCAATGACGACGGCTACACGAAGGACAATCTTCGGCTCGATGCAGATCACATGGTCGAAACATACGACAAGACCCGGCAGGCAGAGGATCTCGAAGGCGTGGACATAGGCTACGCCATCGTCGCCAGAAATGTCGTGGATGCCCTGCCTGAAGAGAATGTCAATTTCGAGGCCTGCGCCTATCCCGCATTAATCGAAGAACGCAGGTTGGGAGGGTTTCTGACCGGCCATCGGTACTACAGTATCGGCAGCCATGAGCGCCTGCCGCAGACGGAACGCTTTTTCGCACACCCCCGCGCCATCATTCTGGATAGGGACGGAGTGCTCAACGTCAAACAACCTCGCGCCTGCTATGTGACCACACCGGAGCAGTTCCAGTGGATTCCCGGCTCACGTGAGGCCGTCAAACTGTTCACCGATGCCGGGTACCTGATCTTTCTGATTACCAACCAGGCCGGAATCGCCCGAGGTGTCATGACCGAAGACGATTTGGAACGGGTCCATGCCACCATGCTGGCAGACCTGCGCGACATCGGGGCAAACATCGACGCCATCTATTACTGCCCCCACGGATGGGATGAGGGATGTTCCTGTCGTAAGCCCGCGCCGGGTATGCTTTTCACCGCCCAACGGGAATTTGACCTGAATTTGCAAAAAGCCGTGTTCATCGGCGACGACGAAAGGGATATGGAAGCCGGGCTCCGAGCCGGATGCCCTTCCATCCTAGTCACGGACGATATACCTCTGATCGAGGTGGCTCGCCACCTTCTGGAAAGCAACCGCAACCCACATGAGAAACGATGA
- a CDS encoding glycosyltransferase family 4 protein translates to MPDILHVIRGYSRGGAATAMLGLARRAVEAGQRHAIASLVPSDPAHAETARALGVPVHDVTSPSHFATLADAFDIVLVHWWNSPEMDTFLRAPLPPIRLALWIHVGGTSAPQVVTRSLLALPDIAIGCSPVTLEAMQDTWSGTDLHMVLAGAEFDPLKAVQPQPHSGFTVGYVGTAASHKMHPNYISMSSKARLEDARFIVCGDGELEQLRAQAAETACPEAFEIRGFVDSVADVFASLDVYGYPLCHDTYAAAELNLQEAMYCGVPPVVFPHGGVRLLVDHGINGLVVENEADYALALEQLHDDPAERLRLGTNARRKAQTEFGAENTFKNMERVCQSLMARPKQSRSGLGNGIDPATGFERFMDSLGENDTIFRISAGLTPGDMEQADTAIANASPLMASRWSGGILHWASAWREDPWLAYWSGLVQEKSAPDRAHEAFCKAEQKGLNTPRLSRRIRRTTDATHTKEL, encoded by the coding sequence GTGCCCGATATTCTGCATGTCATACGCGGGTATTCCCGAGGCGGAGCCGCAACAGCCATGCTTGGCCTGGCCCGACGTGCCGTGGAAGCTGGTCAGCGCCATGCCATTGCCTCGCTGGTGCCGTCCGACCCCGCCCATGCCGAAACAGCGCGGGCACTCGGCGTTCCGGTCCACGATGTCACCTCTCCAAGCCACTTTGCCACGCTTGCAGACGCATTCGATATCGTCCTCGTCCACTGGTGGAACAGTCCGGAGATGGACACATTCCTCCGTGCGCCCCTGCCCCCCATACGACTCGCTCTCTGGATTCACGTCGGCGGGACCAGTGCGCCCCAGGTCGTTACCAGATCATTGCTTGCCCTCCCTGATATCGCAATCGGCTGCAGCCCGGTGACCCTGGAAGCCATGCAGGACACCTGGAGCGGCACCGACCTGCACATGGTGCTGGCCGGAGCCGAATTCGATCCTCTCAAGGCCGTACAACCACAACCGCATTCGGGGTTCACTGTCGGCTACGTTGGAACAGCCGCCAGCCACAAGATGCATCCGAACTATATATCCATGAGCAGCAAGGCCCGCCTTGAAGATGCCCGGTTCATCGTTTGCGGCGACGGGGAACTGGAGCAACTCCGAGCGCAGGCGGCGGAGACAGCATGCCCGGAGGCTTTCGAGATTCGGGGGTTTGTGGATTCCGTGGCCGATGTTTTTGCCAGCCTTGATGTCTACGGCTACCCCCTGTGTCACGATACCTATGCCGCAGCCGAACTAAATTTGCAGGAAGCCATGTATTGCGGTGTTCCTCCCGTAGTCTTCCCTCATGGCGGCGTCCGTCTGCTGGTGGATCATGGGATCAACGGGCTGGTCGTGGAGAATGAGGCAGACTATGCTCTGGCCCTGGAACAACTCCATGACGACCCGGCCGAACGCCTCCGATTGGGAACCAATGCCCGACGCAAGGCACAGACTGAATTTGGGGCGGAAAATACATTCAAAAACATGGAGAGAGTCTGCCAATCATTGATGGCCCGGCCGAAACAGAGCCGGAGCGGCCTCGGAAACGGAATCGATCCGGCAACGGGATTTGAGCGATTCATGGACTCCCTCGGAGAAAATGATACGATTTTCCGTATCAGCGCGGGATTGACTCCCGGCGACATGGAGCAAGCGGATACCGCCATTGCCAATGCCAGTCCGCTCATGGCGTCACGATGGTCCGGCGGCATCCTGCACTGGGCCAGCGCGTGGCGGGAAGACCCCTGGCTCGCATACTGGTCCGGGCTGGTTCAGGAGAAGAGCGCACCGGACAGGGCGCATGAAGCATTTTGCAAGGCGGAACAGAAGGGACTAAACACCCCCCGCCTCTCCCGCCGCATCAGGCGGACAACAGACGCAACGCACACGAAGGAGTTATGA